A stretch of the Pantoea nemavictus genome encodes the following:
- a CDS encoding ABC transporter substrate-binding protein, whose protein sequence is MKQLLLSLLVAGSLGLSSHAALAENVVRWATDADIPTLDPDAYASTKALTFQNHIYESLVQRDNDLKIQPWLALSWQQLDDTTLRFKLREGVRFHNGDELTSEDVVASVARVTDPASGIRANASTIKDAVAVDKYTVDIHLVKKTGIAINELTGVMIMDKKWLSEHNALKPTDISQGTEGYATNNTNGTGPFILQSRQRDTQMVLVRNPNWWNAAAGTTNIEKIIFKPISSDATRLSGLLAGEYDLVTSVPLQDIQRLQNNPAVQMQVSPSLRVDYLTLNMRDTLNAKNAKADNPLKDIRVRQALYMAINREAITQKVMRGLTKPTSNYLAPDIPGYDAKAGVDFPYDPVKAKALLAEAGYAQGFNLNFDCPEGTYINAAQWCQAVQSYWSKIGVKAALNVHPASVYDPILVNGRTDVGVLGWANLPIMDPYSVAVQLLHTSNGKSLGTFNIPRYSNPAADKLIDDSVGELDNTKRLIMLSQAVALANKDLPYLPMHFEPTVWAMSKKLTLKQTPDNVQRLWYGKVSQ, encoded by the coding sequence ATGAAGCAACTTTTGCTGTCGTTGTTAGTCGCAGGTTCGTTAGGCCTTAGCAGTCACGCTGCGCTGGCGGAGAACGTCGTGCGTTGGGCCACCGATGCCGACATCCCGACGCTGGATCCGGATGCGTACGCCTCCACCAAGGCACTAACTTTCCAGAACCACATCTATGAGTCGCTGGTACAGCGCGATAATGACCTGAAGATTCAGCCGTGGCTGGCGCTGAGCTGGCAGCAGCTGGATGACACCACATTGCGCTTCAAGCTGCGCGAAGGGGTGAGGTTTCATAATGGCGATGAGCTGACGTCTGAGGACGTGGTGGCCTCGGTCGCCAGGGTGACGGATCCGGCGTCGGGGATTCGTGCCAACGCGTCGACCATTAAAGATGCGGTAGCGGTAGACAAATACACCGTGGATATTCATCTGGTGAAAAAGACCGGTATCGCCATCAACGAGCTGACCGGCGTGATGATCATGGATAAGAAGTGGCTCAGCGAGCACAACGCCCTGAAACCTACCGATATCAGCCAGGGTACGGAAGGTTACGCCACCAATAATACCAACGGCACCGGACCGTTTATTTTGCAGAGCCGTCAGCGCGATACGCAGATGGTGCTGGTGCGTAATCCAAACTGGTGGAATGCCGCTGCAGGCACCACCAACATCGAGAAAATCATCTTCAAGCCAATCTCATCCGATGCCACGCGGCTCTCAGGCCTGCTGGCGGGTGAATACGATCTGGTGACTTCGGTTCCCCTGCAGGACATTCAGCGATTGCAGAATAACCCGGCGGTGCAGATGCAGGTCAGCCCATCGCTGCGCGTCGATTATCTGACGCTGAACATGCGCGACACGCTCAATGCTAAAAACGCCAAAGCGGACAACCCGCTGAAAGATATCCGCGTGCGCCAGGCGCTCTATATGGCCATCAATCGTGAGGCGATCACGCAGAAAGTGATGCGCGGTCTCACCAAGCCAACCAGTAACTATCTGGCGCCGGATATTCCGGGCTACGACGCGAAAGCCGGCGTCGATTTCCCGTATGACCCGGTTAAAGCCAAAGCGCTGCTGGCAGAAGCGGGCTATGCGCAAGGTTTCAACCTCAACTTTGATTGCCCGGAAGGCACCTACATCAATGCCGCCCAATGGTGTCAGGCGGTGCAGAGTTACTGGTCAAAAATTGGCGTGAAAGCGGCATTGAACGTGCATCCGGCCAGCGTCTATGACCCGATTCTGGTGAATGGTCGTACCGATGTCGGCGTTTTGGGCTGGGCCAACCTGCCAATTATGGATCCCTACAGCGTGGCGGTGCAGCTGCTGCACACCAGCAACGGGAAAAGTCTCGGCACCTTCAATATTCCCCGCTACAGCAATCCGGCGGCCGACAAGCTGATCGACGACTCGGTCGGCGAGCTGGATAACACGAAGCGTCTTATCATGCTGAGTCAGGCGGTGGCGCTGGCGAATAAAGACCTGCCCTATCTGCCGATGCACTTTGAACCCACCGTCTGGGCGATGAGCAAAAAGCTGACGCTAAAACAGACGCCGGATAACGTTCAGCGTCTGTGGTACGGCAAAGTCAGTCAGTAA
- a CDS encoding ABC transporter ATP-binding protein, whose amino-acid sequence MTSEKVLPPEVLNVRDLHIRFQLGREKRSSLFRRGARRELHAVRGINLSIRQGETFSIVGESGCGKSTIARALAGLYTPSEGSIKFAWQGDASETHAAQNGTQMIFQDPYASLNPRWRIGRSLAEPLVLSKKVGSTRQARSYCGQLLEQVGLSANDLDKFPHEFSGGQRQRISIARALATQPGFLICDEPTSALDVSVQAQVLNLMRRLQQTHGLTYFFISHNMAVISHISDRVGVMYLGRIVEQGSVEEIFSRPAHPYTRLLIAAIPQFDSPSTEREPIVGEAPNPMSPPSGCAFAARCSHAQPLCQQMMPPVHNLSEEHQIECHFPAAVAAAC is encoded by the coding sequence ATGACAAGTGAAAAAGTGCTGCCGCCTGAAGTGTTGAACGTACGCGATCTGCACATTCGTTTTCAGCTCGGGCGTGAAAAACGCAGCTCGCTGTTTCGTCGCGGCGCCAGGCGCGAGCTGCATGCGGTGCGCGGCATCAATCTCTCCATTCGTCAGGGGGAAACCTTTAGCATTGTTGGCGAATCCGGCTGCGGTAAATCGACTATCGCGCGGGCGCTGGCAGGGCTGTATACGCCGTCAGAAGGGTCGATAAAGTTCGCCTGGCAGGGTGACGCCAGCGAAACGCACGCGGCACAGAACGGTACTCAGATGATCTTCCAGGATCCGTATGCCAGCCTCAATCCGCGCTGGCGTATTGGGCGTTCGCTGGCCGAGCCGTTGGTGCTGAGTAAAAAAGTGGGCAGCACGCGTCAGGCGCGCAGCTATTGTGGTCAGCTGCTGGAACAGGTTGGGCTCTCCGCCAACGATTTGGATAAGTTTCCGCATGAATTTTCCGGCGGTCAGCGCCAGCGCATTTCCATTGCTCGTGCGCTGGCGACCCAGCCGGGCTTTCTGATTTGCGACGAGCCCACCTCAGCGCTGGATGTCTCGGTGCAGGCGCAGGTATTAAACCTGATGCGCCGCTTACAGCAGACGCACGGGCTAACCTACTTTTTCATCAGCCATAACATGGCGGTCATTTCCCATATTTCCGATCGGGTTGGTGTCATGTACCTCGGTCGTATCGTCGAACAGGGCAGCGTGGAGGAAATTTTCTCGCGTCCCGCGCATCCCTACACGCGTCTGTTGATTGCGGCGATCCCACAGTTTGATAGCCCGTCGACAGAACGCGAACCGATCGTCGGCGAAGCCCCCAATCCGATGTCACCTCCGTCGGGATGTGCCTTCGCGGCACGCTGCAGTCACGCACAGCCGCTGTGCCAGCAAATGATGCCGCCGGTGCATAACTTGTCGGAAGAACATCAGATTGAGTGTCATTTCCCGGCGGCGGTCGCTGCGGCCTGTTAA
- a CDS encoding chlorohydrolase family protein: protein MSEKVTRLRAAWVVGYRDGDHCLLPDGEVVWQGERILFVGFDYTGQVDEEINAGNCLVGPGFIDLDALGDLDTTVLAFDNQPGWKKGRIVAADWHRRDLYSREQLNFAKHYAYSHLLLNGITSFAPITSILYREWAEDFDEYLYAADVAESLGARAWLGPAFMAGYYASDNQGQFSWNGNRQRAQQGLDDAVNFYQRMQQRGVSTLSGMLAPDRIEGGDAVWLQDLGDVVTSLGCPTRLHCCQSELEVGEIARRYQGRSSLQVLDENGLLNRHMLLPHGQFLGGVNPSSASVAEDIARLAQSGASVVACPLVSGRHGKYLEHYPALKAAGINLALGSDTFPADMFTNMQMGVVLTRVVTGDIAAASAADYYRMATLGGAQALGRDDLGRLAAGCQADMMLVNLDQPALGQIFDPITSLVLNGNGRDVTGVIIAGRKVVWDRELVNSGQSAAALHAESQQVFAHIISTYPERTVGHPPVEEIVTSSFPRVTRGAVHE, encoded by the coding sequence ATGAGCGAGAAAGTAACCCGCCTGCGCGCCGCTTGGGTAGTGGGCTATCGCGATGGCGATCACTGCCTGCTGCCGGATGGCGAAGTGGTGTGGCAGGGCGAACGCATTCTGTTTGTTGGCTTTGATTACACCGGCCAGGTTGATGAAGAGATCAATGCCGGGAATTGTCTGGTCGGTCCTGGATTTATTGACCTTGATGCGTTGGGCGATCTCGATACCACCGTGCTGGCGTTCGACAACCAGCCGGGCTGGAAAAAAGGGCGCATTGTCGCCGCCGACTGGCACCGGCGCGATCTCTACAGCCGCGAGCAGCTTAACTTCGCCAAGCATTATGCTTACAGCCATCTGCTGCTTAACGGCATCACCAGTTTTGCGCCTATCACCTCTATTCTCTACCGCGAATGGGCCGAAGATTTCGATGAATACCTGTACGCCGCCGATGTTGCTGAATCTCTAGGCGCGCGAGCATGGCTGGGACCGGCGTTTATGGCCGGCTACTACGCCAGCGATAATCAGGGGCAGTTTTCATGGAACGGCAATCGTCAGCGCGCCCAACAGGGATTAGACGATGCGGTTAATTTCTACCAGCGCATGCAGCAGCGCGGCGTTTCCACACTAAGCGGCATGCTGGCTCCCGATCGCATTGAGGGTGGGGATGCCGTGTGGTTACAAGATCTGGGTGACGTTGTCACGTCATTAGGGTGCCCGACGCGGCTGCACTGCTGCCAGAGTGAGCTAGAGGTGGGTGAAATCGCCCGGCGCTATCAGGGGCGCAGCTCGCTGCAGGTTCTCGATGAGAATGGCCTGCTTAATCGCCATATGCTGTTGCCGCATGGCCAGTTCCTCGGCGGCGTGAATCCCAGTTCGGCAAGCGTCGCTGAAGATATTGCCCGGTTGGCACAATCTGGCGCGTCCGTGGTGGCCTGTCCGCTGGTTTCCGGTCGCCACGGCAAATATCTGGAGCACTATCCGGCACTCAAAGCGGCTGGCATCAATCTGGCGCTGGGTAGCGATACTTTTCCTGCCGATATGTTTACCAATATGCAGATGGGCGTGGTGCTTACGCGCGTGGTTACCGGCGATATCGCGGCTGCTAGCGCGGCAGATTATTACCGCATGGCGACGCTGGGTGGTGCCCAGGCGCTGGGACGCGACGACCTCGGGCGGCTGGCGGCGGGATGTCAGGCCGATATGATGCTGGTCAATCTCGATCAACCCGCGCTGGGACAGATCTTCGATCCGATCACGTCGCTGGTATTGAACGGCAACGGCCGGGATGTCACCGGCGTGATTATCGCCGGACGCAAAGTGGTGTGGGATCGCGAGTTGGTGAACAGCGGGCAGAGCGCCGCCGCGTTACACGCCGAGTCGCAACAGGTCTTTGCGCACATCATTTCTACTTATCCGGAGAGAACCGTGGGCCATCCGCCGGTGGAAGAGATCGTCACATCGTCATTTCCCCGCGTAACCCGAGGCGCAGTCCATGAATGA
- a CDS encoding ABC transporter permease: MVFFVRKLLQALVLLAGVALLSFILFQYLGDPVASMLPESATEVERAALRTSLGLNDPVIMQFWHYITRLLHGNFGISYYNQVSVFQLIMERLPATLELVFVSVVLAMAIGFPLGVWSAISRNKLLKEGVQILSLIGVSLPWFLTGIILIIVFSVWLGWFPSSGRGDVVKLGFWRTGLLTASGWHSIVLPALSLGLSMVTIIMRLIRTEMLEVMKSDYVKFARARGIENYRIWFRHALRNALLPVVTVIGLQIGGLIAFAIVIETVFQWPGMGLLLIQSINFVDVPVLSGYLLFTALIFIVINTLVDLLYYLIDPRMRAQ; the protein is encoded by the coding sequence ATGGTTTTTTTTGTGCGCAAGTTACTGCAGGCGCTGGTGTTGCTGGCGGGCGTCGCGCTGCTGTCTTTTATTCTGTTTCAGTACCTTGGCGACCCGGTTGCCAGCATGCTGCCCGAGAGCGCAACCGAAGTCGAACGCGCGGCATTGCGCACCAGCCTCGGTCTCAACGACCCGGTAATTATGCAGTTCTGGCACTACATTACGCGCCTGCTGCACGGCAATTTTGGCATCTCTTACTACAACCAGGTTTCGGTATTTCAACTGATTATGGAGCGCTTGCCCGCCACGCTGGAGCTGGTGTTTGTTTCGGTGGTGCTGGCAATGGCGATCGGTTTTCCGCTTGGCGTCTGGTCTGCCATCAGCCGTAACAAACTGCTGAAAGAAGGGGTGCAGATCCTGTCGCTGATTGGCGTTTCTCTGCCGTGGTTTCTCACCGGCATCATCCTGATTATCGTCTTCTCCGTTTGGCTGGGATGGTTCCCTTCCAGCGGCCGTGGCGACGTCGTGAAGCTTGGTTTCTGGCGTACCGGGTTATTAACTGCTTCTGGCTGGCACTCTATTGTGCTGCCGGCGCTGTCGCTGGGACTGTCGATGGTGACCATCATCATGCGACTGATTCGCACCGAAATGCTCGAGGTAATGAAGTCCGATTACGTCAAGTTTGCCCGCGCTCGCGGCATTGAAAACTACCGCATCTGGTTTCGTCATGCGCTGAGGAACGCCTTATTACCGGTGGTAACGGTGATTGGTTTGCAGATTGGCGGACTGATCGCCTTTGCTATCGTGATCGAAACGGTGTTTCAGTGGCCGGGAATGGGATTGCTGCTGATTCAGTCGATTAACTTCGTCGATGTGCCGGTGCTTTCCGGCTACCTGCTGTTTACCGCCCTGATTTTTATCGTGATCAACACCCTGGTTGATCTGTTGTATTACCTGATCGACCCGCGCATGCGGGCTCAGTAA
- a CDS encoding ABC transporter permease translates to MINDNFPPAVAPVRRRTRLAQQWRAFTDSDLLWLFWRSKSTVVAFSCCLIILLCSITSHWIAPHNVFDTTSFDLMDSELQPSWMSGGDARFWLGTDVQGRDILSLMLYGLNISLIIGGISVLLSVMLGVALGVLSGYFGGLVDTLIMRFADAMLSIPTIMFTLLVSGVARVVIPKELMGHFAPAILTGAIALTGWMQYARTVRGLTMLEKGREYVMASRISGAHHIHIMLRHIVPNVLRPVLVMATLHLGVAILTEATLSFLGVGMPPDQPSLGTLINEGNQYLFSGQWWIVAFPAALLVILSLSFNMLGDWLLDALNPKLR, encoded by the coding sequence ATGATTAACGATAATTTTCCTCCTGCGGTCGCGCCCGTGCGGCGGCGTACCCGGCTGGCTCAGCAGTGGCGAGCCTTCACCGACAGCGATCTGCTGTGGCTGTTCTGGCGCAGCAAAAGTACCGTGGTGGCCTTCAGCTGCTGCCTGATCATCCTGCTGTGCTCAATCACCAGCCACTGGATTGCGCCGCACAATGTGTTTGATACCACCAGTTTTGACCTGATGGATTCAGAGTTACAGCCATCGTGGATGAGCGGCGGCGATGCGCGCTTCTGGCTGGGTACTGATGTACAGGGGCGCGATATTCTCTCGCTGATGCTGTATGGCCTGAATATCTCATTGATCATTGGCGGGATTAGCGTGCTGCTGTCGGTGATGCTAGGCGTGGCGCTCGGCGTGTTGAGCGGTTACTTCGGCGGTTTAGTCGATACGCTGATCATGCGCTTTGCCGATGCCATGCTGAGTATTCCCACCATTATGTTCACGCTGCTGGTCAGCGGCGTGGCTCGGGTGGTGATCCCGAAAGAATTGATGGGGCACTTTGCCCCGGCGATCCTCACCGGCGCGATTGCGCTGACCGGCTGGATGCAATATGCGCGTACGGTGCGCGGCCTGACGATGCTGGAGAAAGGGCGGGAATATGTTATGGCCTCGCGCATCAGCGGTGCGCATCATATCCACATCATGCTGCGCCACATTGTACCGAACGTTCTGCGTCCGGTGCTGGTGATGGCAACGCTGCACCTCGGCGTAGCGATTCTGACCGAGGCCACGCTGTCGTTTCTCGGCGTGGGGATGCCGCCAGATCAACCTTCGCTGGGCACCTTAATCAACGAAGGCAATCAGTACCTGTTCTCCGGACAGTGGTGGATTGTGGCTTTCCCAGCCGCGCTGCTGGTGATCCTTTCTCTCTCATTCAACATGTTGGGCGATTGGTTGCTGGACGCCCTTAACCCGAAATTACGTTAG
- a CDS encoding ABC transporter ATP-binding protein: MAQQSQTASETLLDVRDLSIEFLHRKGNLQAIHNLSLTMQPGEVLGMVGESGAGKSLTGAAISGLLQEPGRVKQGEIWFQGQRIDNLDDNARRKLRGKAISCIFQDPLTSLNPVLTIGQQLTETIRTHLPLSAAEARERAITLLTEVGMSSPAQRMEQYPHQLSGGMRQRVVIALALCVDPQLVIADEPTTALDVSVQAQVLRVLKRLCQQHGTAVMLITHDMGVVADVCSRVAVLYAGRIVEMGPVAEVIRAPKHPYTRGLINSIPSMRERHEFLSQIDGAMPRLNSLPGGCAFHPRCPHVTERCRQHQPDMQFSHLSQIACFYPYGETP, translated from the coding sequence ATGGCACAGCAGAGCCAGACAGCCAGCGAGACGTTGCTTGACGTTCGCGATCTGAGTATTGAATTTCTGCACCGGAAAGGAAATTTGCAGGCGATCCATAACCTCTCGCTCACCATGCAGCCGGGCGAAGTGCTGGGCATGGTGGGTGAATCCGGCGCGGGGAAATCCCTGACCGGCGCCGCCATCAGCGGGCTATTGCAAGAGCCAGGACGAGTTAAACAGGGTGAGATTTGGTTTCAGGGGCAGCGCATCGATAACCTCGATGATAATGCGCGCCGTAAGCTGCGCGGCAAAGCCATCAGCTGTATTTTCCAGGATCCGCTCACCAGTCTCAATCCGGTGCTGACTATTGGCCAGCAGCTAACCGAAACCATCCGCACGCACTTGCCGCTCTCCGCCGCCGAGGCCCGTGAACGGGCGATTACGCTACTCACCGAAGTTGGCATGAGCAGCCCAGCGCAGCGTATGGAACAGTATCCTCACCAGCTCTCCGGCGGGATGCGTCAGCGTGTCGTCATCGCGCTGGCGCTCTGCGTTGATCCGCAGCTCGTGATCGCCGATGAACCTACGACCGCGCTGGATGTATCGGTGCAGGCGCAGGTGTTACGGGTGCTAAAACGTCTCTGCCAGCAGCATGGCACGGCGGTGATGCTGATTACCCATGACATGGGCGTGGTGGCGGATGTGTGCTCGCGAGTCGCGGTGCTGTATGCCGGACGGATTGTCGAGATGGGCCCGGTCGCGGAGGTGATTCGTGCCCCTAAACACCCCTATACGCGCGGTCTGATCAACTCGATTCCCTCGATGCGCGAACGCCATGAATTCCTGTCGCAGATTGATGGCGCCATGCCGCGCCTCAATTCGCTGCCGGGCGGCTGCGCGTTCCATCCACGCTGCCCACATGTTACCGAGCGCTGCCGCCAACATCAGCCCGACATGCAGTTCAGCCATCTGTCGCAAATCGCCTGCTTTTATCCCTACGGAGAGACGCCATGA
- a CDS encoding polysaccharide deacetylase: protein MSSPQIMWNIASHQRYAYSSIEHQVLPVWPQGKGLALYIAMNLEHFAFGMPEGAKLSQGANRLDVLNYAWRDYGNRVGGWYLADLFAELGIPPAVIANTSILDYCPQLLDRWVSLPGSELIGHGHTNSQRQGELSREDEYALIARCQQRLSAYQQRPVAGWLSPWISESHDTPDLLRQNGFSYTLNWAHDDRPVALQTSHGDLLSVPYPQEINDIPTIIPNGTSIETFCSMIESQFIEMKQRAEQRPQVMGIALHPYIVGQPFRLHHLRQTLQKIIAQCEDVWLTTPGAIAAHSLNISATANTLATGEQVCR from the coding sequence ATGTCATCGCCGCAGATTATGTGGAATATCGCCAGCCATCAGCGTTATGCCTACAGTTCCATTGAGCATCAGGTTTTGCCCGTGTGGCCGCAGGGTAAAGGTTTGGCGCTGTATATCGCTATGAATCTTGAGCATTTTGCCTTTGGTATGCCGGAGGGCGCGAAGCTGTCACAAGGGGCAAATCGTCTCGATGTGCTGAACTATGCGTGGCGCGACTACGGTAATCGGGTCGGTGGCTGGTATCTGGCCGATCTGTTTGCCGAGCTCGGTATTCCACCGGCGGTGATCGCTAACACCTCCATTCTCGATTACTGCCCCCAGCTGCTCGATCGCTGGGTTAGCTTGCCCGGTAGTGAGCTGATTGGGCACGGTCATACCAACTCGCAGCGCCAGGGCGAACTTAGCCGTGAAGATGAATATGCGCTGATCGCCCGTTGCCAGCAGCGACTGAGCGCCTATCAGCAACGGCCGGTAGCGGGGTGGTTATCGCCGTGGATCTCAGAGAGCCACGATACGCCAGACCTGCTGCGACAGAACGGCTTCAGTTACACGCTGAACTGGGCGCATGACGATCGTCCCGTCGCACTGCAAACCTCGCACGGCGATCTGCTCTCGGTGCCTTATCCGCAGGAGATCAATGATATTCCCACCATCATTCCAAACGGCACCTCGATTGAAACCTTTTGCAGCATGATCGAGAGCCAGTTCATCGAGATGAAACAGCGCGCCGAGCAGCGTCCGCAGGTGATGGGCATTGCGCTGCATCCTTACATTGTTGGTCAGCCTTTCCGCCTGCACCATCTGCGGCAGACGCTGCAAAAAATTATCGCGCAGTGTGAAGACGTATGGCTTACCACGCCGGGCGCGATTGCCGCCCATTCACTCAATATTTCTGCAACAGCCAATACCTTAGCCACGGGAGAGCAAGTATGTCGGTAG
- a CDS encoding amidohydrolase family protein, which yields MESLLIQHVTPFDESQPVDLLLENGVIAARGANLPLAPGTTLINARGMQAFPGLVDGHAHLDKTLLGRDWYRNEVPRNLAAIIANERDYRREQQPDAQLQSERITRRAIAAGTSFIRTHVDIDNEIGLANLEGVLETRRRLADQVDIEIVAFPQSGILQSPGTEALLDRALAMGAELVGGLDPCSYDKDPVRHLQIIFDLAVRHDKKLDIHLHERGELGAFSLELLLDFTRRYQMQNRVTLSHGFCLGMVEPARQQQFAEEMAELGMSVATTAPADIAVPPYELLTAAGVAFCAGNDGVRDTWSPYGSGDMLQRAVTMGLRYRWRQDREIMRAAETITYGGARVMELDNYGLQPGNRADLVLIPGRSMVEALVELPRDRKVIKGGKLIAANGECLF from the coding sequence ATGGAAAGTCTATTAATTCAACACGTCACGCCGTTTGATGAAAGCCAACCCGTTGACCTGTTGCTGGAAAATGGCGTGATTGCAGCGCGTGGCGCTAATCTGCCTCTAGCACCCGGCACCACCCTGATTAATGCGCGCGGCATGCAGGCTTTTCCTGGCCTGGTAGATGGCCATGCTCATCTGGATAAAACCTTGCTGGGACGCGACTGGTATCGCAATGAAGTGCCGCGCAACCTTGCCGCGATTATTGCTAATGAGCGTGATTACCGCCGCGAGCAGCAGCCCGATGCGCAGCTGCAGTCAGAACGCATTACGCGGCGCGCGATTGCGGCGGGAACCTCGTTTATTCGTACCCATGTCGACATTGATAACGAAATTGGCCTGGCAAACCTGGAAGGTGTGCTGGAGACGCGTCGTCGGCTGGCTGACCAGGTCGATATTGAGATTGTCGCGTTTCCCCAGAGTGGCATTCTGCAAAGTCCGGGAACGGAAGCGTTGCTGGATCGTGCGCTGGCGATGGGCGCGGAGCTGGTGGGCGGCTTAGATCCCTGCTCATACGATAAAGATCCGGTGCGTCATCTGCAGATCATCTTTGACCTGGCGGTGCGCCACGATAAAAAGCTGGATATTCATCTGCATGAACGCGGTGAACTGGGCGCGTTCAGCCTTGAGCTGCTGCTGGACTTTACCCGCCGTTATCAGATGCAGAATCGCGTTACGCTGAGCCACGGCTTCTGTCTTGGCATGGTTGAACCGGCGCGCCAGCAACAGTTTGCCGAAGAGATGGCAGAGCTGGGCATGTCGGTGGCGACGACCGCGCCGGCGGATATCGCGGTGCCGCCGTATGAATTGCTGACCGCAGCGGGCGTCGCCTTTTGCGCCGGTAATGACGGCGTGCGCGATACCTGGAGCCCGTATGGCAGCGGCGACATGCTGCAGCGCGCGGTCACCATGGGACTGCGTTATCGCTGGCGTCAGGATCGAGAAATTATGCGCGCCGCCGAGACCATTACTTACGGCGGTGCCCGCGTAATGGAACTGGATAACTATGGTTTGCAGCCGGGCAATCGCGCCGACCTGGTGCTGATTCCCGGCCGCAGCATGGTGGAAGCGCTAGTGGAGTTGCCGCGCGATCGTAAAGTGATCAAAGGCGGCAAACTGATCGCCGCAAATGGGGAGTGCCTGTTCTGA
- a CDS encoding amidohydrolase has product MNEHYLLTNVRLETGFIENNGHIQGTRSDLFALEINHGRIVAITPQHEAPGPLPQVDAGGLLMLPALRDMHIHLDKTFYGRPWRAAKPNNEQDIFQMIALEQQLLPTLLADSVEHAQQLITLLLRNGTTTIRSHCNIDPVSGLRSLEHLLQALEAFDGVINCETVAFPQHGLLRSGVTSLMREALALGCQWTGGLDPTKVDGDMPRSLDIMLDLAHDSHSGVDIHLHEDASSGIACIRYLLDRVEQAPKLQGRVTLSHAYCLAQIGDAEVQALGERMATLGVSLASGLPLGKNAMPLPLLRQCGVKLMTGTDSVIDHWSPFGSGSMLEKANLWAQLYGRGTEFALNRALAIATGDILPLNEQGARVWPMAGDAADFILLNASCSAEAVARLPAISASYFRGQRVYRA; this is encoded by the coding sequence ATGAATGAACACTATCTACTGACCAACGTCAGGTTAGAGACCGGATTTATTGAAAATAACGGTCATATTCAGGGTACGCGTAGCGATCTGTTTGCGCTCGAAATTAACCACGGCCGCATTGTCGCCATCACGCCGCAGCACGAAGCACCAGGCCCATTGCCGCAGGTGGATGCGGGCGGCCTGCTGATGTTGCCGGCACTGCGCGATATGCATATCCATCTGGATAAGACGTTTTATGGCCGACCGTGGCGAGCCGCTAAGCCGAATAACGAGCAGGATATTTTCCAGATGATCGCGCTGGAGCAGCAGCTTTTACCGACGCTGTTAGCGGATTCGGTGGAGCATGCACAACAGTTGATCACACTGCTGCTGCGCAACGGCACGACGACGATACGCAGCCACTGCAATATCGATCCGGTAAGCGGACTGCGCAGCCTTGAACATCTGCTGCAGGCGCTGGAAGCGTTTGATGGCGTCATCAACTGCGAAACTGTGGCGTTTCCGCAGCACGGTCTGTTGCGCTCGGGCGTAACCTCGCTGATGCGTGAGGCGCTGGCACTTGGCTGCCAATGGACCGGCGGGCTTGATCCCACCAAAGTTGATGGTGATATGCCGCGTTCTCTGGACATCATGCTCGATCTGGCGCACGACAGTCACAGCGGCGTGGATATTCATCTACATGAAGATGCCAGCAGCGGTATTGCCTGTATTCGCTATCTGCTGGACAGAGTAGAACAGGCGCCGAAGCTGCAAGGGCGAGTGACGCTGAGCCATGCTTACTGTCTGGCGCAAATTGGCGATGCTGAAGTGCAGGCGCTGGGTGAACGTATGGCGACGCTGGGCGTTAGTCTGGCGTCCGGTTTACCGTTGGGGAAAAACGCTATGCCGTTGCCGTTGTTGCGCCAATGTGGCGTAAAGCTGATGACCGGTACCGACAGCGTGATTGATCATTGGTCGCCATTTGGCAGCGGCAGCATGCTGGAAAAAGCCAACTTGTGGGCTCAACTTTATGGGCGCGGTACCGAGTTTGCGCTTAACCGGGCGCTGGCGATTGCCACCGGCGATATACTGCCGCTGAATGAGCAGGGCGCACGCGTCTGGCCAATGGCGGGCGACGCGGCTGATTTTATCCTGCTTAACGCCAGCTGCTCAGCCGAAGCGGTGGCGCGTCTGCCTGCAATTTCAGCCAGTTACTTCCGCGGCCAACGCGTTTACCGCGCCTAA
- a CDS encoding nuclear transport factor 2 family protein, whose product MSVAPEEVEIVKAFLAASMAPDPDRAAALMSPEVLITFTGKRVMPTVHGVTAFNAARYQWVKKQLGEFDWMEKSPGHVVVYCTGFLYGVWPDGREFAGNRYLDRYEVVAGQITKMDVWNDSAEWILAPELNQQA is encoded by the coding sequence ATGTCGGTAGCACCTGAAGAAGTAGAGATTGTGAAAGCGTTTCTGGCAGCGTCAATGGCGCCCGATCCAGACCGCGCCGCAGCACTGATGTCGCCTGAGGTGCTGATTACCTTTACAGGTAAGCGGGTGATGCCAACGGTTCACGGCGTCACCGCCTTTAACGCCGCGCGTTATCAATGGGTTAAGAAGCAGCTTGGTGAGTTTGACTGGATGGAGAAAAGCCCGGGCCATGTGGTGGTCTACTGTACCGGCTTTCTCTATGGCGTGTGGCCGGACGGCCGCGAGTTCGCCGGTAATCGCTATCTCGATCGCTATGAGGTGGTTGCAGGGCAGATTACCAAAATGGATGTCTGGAACGACAGCGCCGAGTGGATTCTGGCTCCGGAGCTCAATCAGCAGGCGTAG